gtagtagagaaatgcgagaatctattattaaggacgtgGCAATAAGGTActtggaaaatcatagtatgattcggcagagtcagcatagttttatgaaaaggaaattgtgtttgccAAATCTATTGGGGTTATTTGAGGTTGTAACTGGCAggctagataagggggaaccagtggatgtagtatatttggattttcggaAGGGATCCGATAAGGTGCCACTCAAGAGGTTGTTATACAAGATTAGgaatggggataatatattagcatggattgaggattggttaaagtACAGAAAACAGAGTTGGAATAAAGAGGTTATTTTCAGAATGGCAGGtctaactagtggagtgtcgcaaggtTCCATGCTTAGGCAATGGCTATTTACGATGTATAGATGAGTGTAATatatccatgtttgctgatgagacaaagccaggatgggaaagtaagctgtgagaaggttgcaaagagatgtagacaggttaactggttgggcaagaaggtggcagatgaacTATAATAGGGGAAGTGTGAAACTATCCACTTTGTAGGAGGAATAGAAAAagagaatatattttaaaaggtgagagaataGATCATTCTGACTTCCAGAAGGATTTGGGGATCCGCATACAcaaatcacaggaagttaacatgcaggcgtagcaagcaattaggaaagaaaatggtatcttagcctttattgcaaaggggcagAGTACAAGTAGGGAAGTTCTTACTGCAGTtatgtagggctttggtgagatcacaccaggAGTATtctttacagttttggtctccttatctaaggaaggacatacttaccttagagggggtgcaacaaaggtttactagattgattcctgggttgagagggttgtcctatgaggagacagtgaatagaatgggcctatattctctggagtttagaagaatgagaggtgacctcattgaaacataggaAATTCTTAGAGAGCTTGACAGGAGGAGTCATTATTCTCAAGATAAGGTgcgatttaggactgagatgaggagaaatttcttcactcagagggttgtgaatccttggaattttcTAGCCAGaaggcagtggatgctcagtcattgagtatattcaaggctgggatcaaTAGATTTTGTCACTGGGGATcggacaggaaggtggagttgatgtaaaagtttatccgtgatcttgttgaatggtggagcaggctggaggggccatatagcctattcctgcttcttatgatcttatgttcgaAGCATTTCACAGCTAattaaatgcttttgaagtgttgtcactgttataaggtaggaaaacacagcagccaatttgtcgcatagcaaggtcccacaaacaacattgaGATAATCAACATGATAATGGTCATTATTAGAAGTAACCTATTTTGGTGCAGTTGCTTGAGGGATTTATTGTGGACTGGACATAGAAAACTCTCCTTTTTCAAATATTGTCATGAAATCAGTTATTTCCGCCTCAGAGGGCAGACGAGACCCTTGTtttatgtctcatccaaaagacattgGGCATCCACAAAAGCCATGACAGCTTACTTTATGATCATTGCAAAGCTTGGCAGTAAACACAATCTTCTGACAATGTTATAGCCTGGCACCAGGGCTGGTGTCAATGGCAATTTCAGTTTTTACATCCTCACTCTGTAAGCAGCTGATCGGTTGTCATTAGTAAAGAACACAAATGCTGTGGCCATGCCCATTGTGTCTTTAAAGAGATAAATCCCACTAAAGGATAACCGTCTTGGAAGAAAAAGTAATTTTTGGTGTTACCTATAATGTGGATATTTGTTTGTATCTCAGTGTTGAGATGGAGGGAGCAGCTGTTCCTGCCTTTTTTCACATCCTCTGGCCTTTTCTTCATAGCTTGGATGGTGGTCCGTCTATGAACGTTACTGTGGTGATTTGCATTTTTGAAGGCATTGAGTGCCCCATTATCCCAAGTGGTGGTGTAGAGTTGTGGTCAGGCTATCATTCCTTCAATACTTTCCctagagctgaggcaggggcagcggTGTTGGATGTGGCATTGCCTTGAGAAACAGTAGCCTCATCGGTTCATACTGCAACTGTGCCACTGATGCTGGGCACTGCCTAAGCATATCTACTGATCAGCATGGGAGCAATCTCTGAGCAGCAGTGATTCTTTCAAGATTCTTTTAACCTCATCACCCAGCATGTTGATTCGGATAAGTAgtacttttttattcattcgtgggatgtgagtgtcgctggctatgccaacgtttattgcccttccctaattgcccttgagaaagtggtggtgagccgccttcttgaaccgctgcagtccatgtggggtaggtatacccacagtgctgttaggaagtgagttccaggattttgacccagcaacagtgaaggagcagcaataaagttccaagtcaggatggtgtgtgacttggaggggaacattagGTGGTTATGTTCCTATGTGTCTCGGtgacagaggtcacaggtttggaaggtgctgtcgaaggagcctcgtgttgctacagtgcatcttgtagatggtacacactagccactgtgcattggtagtggagggagtgaatgtttagggtggtggattAAAACTCAAGGTCTCTATTGCAGAATCATTCAATGTTCACAAGAGAGAACTTGACTGAGCTTAATCAGTGCTACTGATACACTGGAGTTTTTACATGCTTCCTGATAGGCTGTAATCCAGAGAAATCTTTCTGTGTGACTACACAGATGTGACTGGTAGACTCCTCCACACTCCTAGTCAGAACTGGCAAGGTAGTAATTTCTTTTTTAGCAGTGTTCGTTTTGTGACCTGTGTTTTGCATttgagtatgtgtctttgtgacagtGAGTAGGTAGAGGCAGCAAGATCTGACATGAAAGAGGTGGTACTAGCCTTGACTTTCAGGGCAAGCCTCTAGTGTTATCCTTCTGTTGATGCTCTCATGCCCAGTGATGTCTAGAGCAGCCTGCTTAAATGGAAACAAGGGCTAATTCTAGTCTGTTCCTTTCTATTATGCTCCATCGCATCCCACAAGGGGAAATTTGTTTTAAGATGTTGTAACGTACAGTGATGTCTACCTGTCCATCCTGAAGTCTATCCTAACTGGCCTAACAGTAATTGTACATGCATCTTGTCTGACACTTGTTGGTAAGTTGACAACTAAAGGATGTACCTTTTCAAGCCATCATCATACGAAGGAAGGGAGCagttaggagaattttttttaactcGAGGGTTGTTAGAACGTCCTACCAGAACCAATGGTGAGGCCGAATCTGTAACGGCTTTTAAAAGGAAAGTGAATGTTTCAAACTATATGAAGCAATCTTATGTTTGTCCCATGCTTTAGTGCAACTATGCAAGGTAGGCAACATTCCCCATTTGTCTCTTAACAGAACTGCACAGGATAAGATTGTTTGGGATGGGGGAGCAGGAAATGAGTTGCAAGTTATGAAGATAAGACTGGGTGGCATGCATACtttccaatatttatcccacaatcaacagcaaAAACAGATCTGTTCATTTATCTcagtgttgtttgtgggatcttgctgtgtgcatattggctgctgcatttcttacattacaacagtgactagacttcaaaaagttcttcattggctgtaaatcactttgggacaatctaagattgtgaaaggtgctatgcaaatgaaAGACGTTCTTtttagcttggggcagctgcttggCATATAAAACTGTTCTGTAGCTTTATATTAGTAGCCTTCAGATAAAGGACCTGCATCTTTTTGGACACACAGATTTTATGGTCAGTGCTGTTGCTCTTCTGCTCTCGGGATCCAGCAGTTTAAATGGCAACTCAAGCAATTTGAGTGCAGCTTAACACTTGGATGAATAAAACATTTAGCAGAAGATCCTAACCTATTCACTACCAGTATTGCTTCATTATCAGTTGAGCTACAAGTTATAGATTTTTGTTTATTCAGCAATCCATGGCCATATAATCTTCATTTAACCAAATGATCCATATTTGCTTAGGGCGAAAGAGAAAACAGTTTCCATGAATAAATACATTCCTTAAAATCCAGCAACAATTTATGAAATGCTCTTTTCATGCGAAATCAGTTTTGGGGTGAGTTCAATGGATAACTTGTTCCGTTCTGCGAGTATTTGAAATAACCACAACAGCAGTAAGTAGATTATTCAAATTAAATGGTATAAttgtctccacctcaatgcttgtgGAGAGAATGTAAAGTAACACATCCATGTAACTATGCTTGAAACATCTAAGACGTttaacttgaaaaggaaaacatttgcagggctatgtgggaagagcaggggagtggaactacttGGATAGCTCATTCCAAaccgctggcacaggcatgatggaccaactGGCTGCTATTTGTGCTGTGTCATTCAGAAGGCAAAAGGAAGGATTGGGACAGTGGGGGCGGATTGGTGGGGCAACCTATCTGTTTTGAGGAAACACTTAAGAGAGTCATAAAAACTTACATTCTCCTTttaagaatgaggccattcagtatCATgggtggctctttgaaagaactgttgtACTTAGTTCCGTATTCCTGCTCTTTGTCCGTAaagctgtaagttcctcatccttaattacctgtccaactccctttcaaAATTATTTATGGCATCGGCTCTCACCACCTTTTTCAGGTcgagaattccagatcccaacaagtcgtagagtcagacagcacagaaacaggccctttggcccatcatgtctgtgctggccatcaagcacctatctattccaatcccattttccaggacttggcccctctgagtgaaaaacttCTAATTTCTCCTCGAGATCTTTTTCCAATGATCTTGAATTTACGACCTCTAGTTATCGACCCACTCTCCAGAGGGAATATTTTTCCCCCTATGTACTCGATAAAAAtcactcatcatcttgaaaacccctATTAGATCACCTGTCAAGCCAAATTAATTTATTAAATTGTTATGATTTGACAACTTTTTGATAACTTTGTACCAAAATAAATATTTATTTGGAAAATATCTCTTGTGTCATGCATGAATATTAAATCTAGTTTCAGTTCAGACTATACTGAATTTTCTAGCTATCCATTAATGATAGACCTGCATTGAGATAGCTTGGATACCACATTGCATCAGCACTAAAGGGAGTCACGAGTTGAACAGAAGACCATCGCATCAGTGATCCCCTGAAGGCAGAAACAGAATAATCTCACTATTTTTTGAACAAATGTGCATTGAATTAAACAGATTGGAGCCAGTTGTGTGGCGGGGAGGGGATGGGTGGAAGCAACAATTCAGATTTGCTGTTGCATTCTTTTCTTTCGTTAACGTTAGTGCTTACTAAGGTGATGTACGTTATTGCTGAGGAATCTAGCATTGTTCCACTATTTAGATTTGGGCATTTGCAGGGGGGCTCATTGGGTTGGATTCAGGGTACATGTCCTCTGAGCTGCTGAAACTTTGCACGGTGTATCCTTATCTCAGCAGCCAAAGAGACCTTCACCAGTGTGCCTTCTGTTGAATGAGCGTCTGCAGTGTTTATAAAGTacattgggaagtcctgaggtcacaaaaggtgctacagaaatgcaaagtCTCCTTTTCTTTCTTTCAGCAGTTCCGTGCCACTCGTTACACTCCACATTTGCCTCCACCTACCTCACTTCATTTCACCCCATCAacttacccttctattcctttgtccATCAGGTGCTTATCGAGCGTCCCCATACCTGTATCTATGCTATCCGCCGCAACTACTCTCGTGGTAGCAAATTCTACGTTCTAACTGCTCTCTcagtaaagaagtttcccctgaagcAGAAAGGTAGAGAGGGGTTAGGTGATAAAACCGTGGATTAAGGTTTCAAAGCAGGTAATGTAAGGTCTTGAGGCAGGCGATGGACTGGATACAGGGGAGAAGCAAACAGAGTTTGAAGTCGAACACGACATGAAGgttttgtaatctctgggtttagcCTGCGATTGCAGCCAGGGTGGTTGATGGAGTCAAGGTTGGTGTTTGGATATGTTCTTGTCATCGATAGGAAGGCTACAGTACTGTTACTTTTCCACTGAGAGTCCGTGAATCCACTAGAATCAAAGGGGAGGGTTAATAAAGGGGAGGAATAATACTCAGCAAAGGTAAAAATGTGGTGttatgggcagagatggaaagcacaaATCTGGAGAACCCAAGAAAATTATAGCTGCTAAAATGGTGCAGTGAAAGTAGAGTAAAAAATTTTAACTTAGTTGTAAGAAAAATGCTATTTGTGTGCATAAACCTATGTGTTTGtgttgttacgacccggtgagaaagaggtctagggttccctttcagccttcacctgtaacagggtttaattttaaacacaccgtgtttttaactcccccttggtgaatccttgttccaattataaggcaaagaaaccagcacaagcagcctttcttaggtttaaagaaaagaaggttgaaatttattacacttaaacttaatctctaattcggttaacgcctacggatacagacgcgcccacgctagcatgcatacgcgatacacacatgcaaatagagacagaaaagagcagaagaaataaagtggaaaagttcgaggcagtatctgaagagttttcgTTACggctctttgagctcactgtaaagtccttgtttgtgggtagatctttcttttcgttggggcccagtattcttcttaaaccttgttcgctgtaggaaacttttctcattttccttcagtggattcagaggcttgtgaaaaagagatgggagcagacaggtccAACAGGCGATGTTGGCCAGTTcagaagaaaaccctggaacagccaggtagtcatgtgactagctggtctaaccagtactggcccttgtggattatatcctccttagcaggccctggaatgcgcttcttcaccttcaatgtctgttagtatgcaaatgttttttccagccacggctgatctgtttaacaagtcatttcctcgctccaacaacagttaaaaatcaatgttcatgacaaaataaatatgcctcattcttggcaggtgagggcttaGCAATGACAGTGTATATGTAATTTTTCAGAATATATGCTTACTTGTGAGCAGTTCCTTATTTTTACTGAGAGCCCCTTAATGAAAATGGGGAAGGGCAGGAACTTCTCAATTAGTCTGTGCATGAATTGTCTCCTTTGATTGAAAAGGGCTGAAGGTGAATGTCCGGATAAGTGGTGTGGAAGATTACACAGTTGCTGTGAAGGTTTCTTGAAGGTCTTTAGTATTGATGTGAAATGGTAATGATCACAATAACCTATACAGAACTTTTTCTCTCCATTAGGTAGAGAAGATTGTCgataaaaggaaaaataaaaaggggaaATGGGAGTATCTTATACGATGGAAAGGTTATGGAAGTAATGAAGACACTTGGGAACCAGAACATCACCTCCTTCATTGTGAAGAATTTATTGATGAGTTCAATGGACTCAATGCTTCCAAAGAAAAGCGAACTAAATCAGGGAAACGGGGAAATAGTCCAAGGCAGGTCTTAAGGGACAATCATGGAACTTCTCCCCTGAGAGCCTACGAATCCACTAAGGGGAAAGGGGGAGGATTACGAAGAAAGCGGACTAATAATGCACATCAAAAGCAAAAACGGGGTAcaatgggcagagatggaaagcagacccCTGCAGACACCAAGAAAATCATTGCTACTAAAACAGTGCATTACAGAACAACCGCGAGTGGAGTACAAATAATGCCTTACAGAAAGACTGATAACTCATTTCAGAATGGTGATGCTAGACACAGCAAAAATGCATTACAGTTTGACAATACCTCAAGGCAACAGAGAATGAATGTGGATATAGGAGAGCAGGACTTTGCCGAGGATGGAGCAATTTCTGACCCTCCTATAGTAAATGGAATAGGTATGTAATAAGTGTTGGTGTTACATATAATATAGAGCACAgctcaggccattcagcccattgagtctatgctggtgtttatactgcaCTGTTCATTGATGTGCAAACATTTGATGATTACATTAACGTTTTTAGTTATTGCATGCAATTTGCAGTAATGATTTGAATTTACAAATGGCCTAGTTAATCATGCCACACTGTTCATGACATTTTTAAAAATAGATTGTTTGGTGTTTGCTACCAATAAGGTTTATTGGCTAAACAGAGTAAGTACAAGCAACTTGGCAGATTGACATTTCACAAACATTTTATGTAATAGGGATTTCCAATGGACAAGCTAACCTACCGTGTTCTGTGAAGAGGAAGCTTGTGGAGGACAAAGAAGACTATGTGTTTGACAAACGGCTCAGATGCAGTGTCCGACAAAATGAAAGCAACTATCGATTCAGAGACATTGTTGTTAGGAAGCAAGATGGTTTTACACATGTATTACTCTCTAGCCAAACATCAGACAACAATTCATTAACGCCTGAGGTAAGGCCAATAGCACGCTGTTTTTTTAATTAATATATGATCAGTATGGATAGGGTAGCAAATGTTCATTTTTTTCCTTTGGAAGTTGTTTGGCCTGCCTACTAGTATGCTGCTAAAGCACGAGCCCCAAATTTCAAATAAAAGAAAGCCTCATTCATTATAGGAATATAAccaaaattgatgggcaggaaaaggGCATCTGGTCCATCAAACCTGCCCCACACcatgatggctggagcatcatgactaaacgctccctcccttcccccagctcctctcctctccctccctcgccaACCCAGCCCCCATCTCTGCAGCCATGTAATCTTTTGGGAGACgccaaaaaaaaacaggaaaagatTCCAGGGCAATAAGGGAAAAtatactctggaaaattcctctcccacCCCAGCACAGATGTCTGAagctagtccaggagatcacatggatcaAGTGATACCTATAAAGACACTTAACTTTCTATATGATGCAATTCTGCCCCAGTCAGGAACCAGTCCAGCTCCCTTTTAAAGGTGTACAGAGAGGCAGCACCTGACATTACCTAACATTAGGTAAGTCTTTCGTTTTCAATATGGTTTCGCCATATGGAAATTTTCAAGAACACCAGTCACATGCCGAAATGTCAGATTTGCCCAATCATTTCTTAGTATCTGTTCTTTGTGTGTGAACCCAGACAATGGGCTATTCTACTCTGGAAAGAACATAGAAAATCTCAAGCCTCATCCACCTTGCTGCTATCCTGATAATGAGTTACTCTTCAAGATACTTGTCCAGTTTGACCTTAAAGGAGATAGAAATAACTTGTCTCGCTTGCTAAGATTTTCCAAAAACTGCAAACCCTGTCAGTGAAGTAATGCTTTCTTACCTCCTACCTGAATCTATCTCTGTTCAGCTTGGACTGGTATCCCCTCGATCTGCTGTCTCATATAAAACTAAAACAGCCCTGCTCCATTCTATATCCCTCAGCCTTATTAATCTGAAAACTTCAATCAGACTCACCATCACCTCCACTCACCACAACCTCCAAGAAATGTCACAGTTCTGTGTGTCGAATGTTTCATTCTCTAGAATCGTATTCACCCTATTAGCAGTTCTCGACACTGTTCCAGTCCAGCTGCaccttttattttaattttttcacgggatgtgggcacgctggcaagtccagcatttgttgcccatccctaattgcccttgataaccgagtggcttgctaggccatttcagagtca
This sequence is a window from Heterodontus francisci isolate sHetFra1 chromosome 17, sHetFra1.hap1, whole genome shotgun sequence. Protein-coding genes within it:
- the LOC137378733 gene encoding chromodomain Y-like protein 2 isoform X1 — protein: MASGDLYEVEKIVDKRKNKKGKWEYLIRWKGYGSNEDTWEPEHHLLHCEEFIDEFNGLNASKEKRTKSGKRGNSPRQVLRDNHGTSPLRAYESTKGKGGGLRRKRTNNAHQKQKRGTMGRDGKQTPADTKKIIATKTVHYRTTASGVQIMPYRKTDNSFQNGDARHSKNALQFDNTSRQQRMNVDIGEQDFAEDGAISDPPIVNGIGISNGQANLPCSVKRKLVEDKEDYVFDKRLRCSVRQNESNYRFRDIVVRKQDGFTHVLLSSQTSDNNSLTPEIMKEVRRALGNASADDSKLLLLSAVGSVFCSGLDYSYLIGRLSSDRRKESARIAEAIRDFVNAFIQFKKPIVVAVNGPALGLGASILPLCDIVWASEKAWFQTPYATIRLTPAGCSSYTFPQIMGVALANEMLFCGRKLTAQEACSRGLVSQVFWPTTFSQEVMLRVKEMASCSAMVLEESKCLVRSFLKTALEQVNERECQMLKQLWSSSKGLDSLFSYLQEKIYEV
- the LOC137378733 gene encoding chromodomain Y-like protein 2 isoform X2 encodes the protein MICNVVEKIVDKRKNKKGKWEYLIRWKGYGSNEDTWEPEHHLLHCEEFIDEFNGLNASKEKRTKSGKRGNSPRQVLRDNHGTSPLRAYESTKGKGGGLRRKRTNNAHQKQKRGTMGRDGKQTPADTKKIIATKTVHYRTTASGVQIMPYRKTDNSFQNGDARHSKNALQFDNTSRQQRMNVDIGEQDFAEDGAISDPPIVNGIGISNGQANLPCSVKRKLVEDKEDYVFDKRLRCSVRQNESNYRFRDIVVRKQDGFTHVLLSSQTSDNNSLTPEIMKEVRRALGNASADDSKLLLLSAVGSVFCSGLDYSYLIGRLSSDRRKESARIAEAIRDFVNAFIQFKKPIVVAVNGPALGLGASILPLCDIVWASEKAWFQTPYATIRLTPAGCSSYTFPQIMGVALANEMLFCGRKLTAQEACSRGLVSQVFWPTTFSQEVMLRVKEMASCSAMVLEESKCLVRSFLKTALEQVNERECQMLKQLWSSSKGLDSLFSYLQEKIYEV